In Carya illinoinensis cultivar Pawnee chromosome 6, C.illinoinensisPawnee_v1, whole genome shotgun sequence, a single genomic region encodes these proteins:
- the LOC122312977 gene encoding LYR motif-containing protein At3g19508 encodes MEKALRVYGEVLRLVRRLPKDTRPYYAKYARENFVNYRDVDANDPKALEELFHRAYNHSVWVLNKYSVDQSAADKLKDICHA; translated from the exons atggagaaagcgcTGAGAGTCTATGGCGAGGTCCTGAGACTAGTGAGGCGGTTGCCAAAGGACACAAGGCCTTACTACGCCAAGTATGCGCGCGAAAACTTCGTTAACTACAGAGATGTCGATGCCAACGATCCCAAAGCCCTCGAAGAACTCTTCCACCGTGCTTACAATCACTCTGTCTGGGTCCTCAACAAG TATTCGGTGGATCAATCGGCCGCTGATAAGCTGAAGGATATCTGCCACGCATAG
- the LOC122313893 gene encoding transcription factor bHLH113 — MATNEGFGGDHLTGEISFSQLLLADDDSDVAVALDVDRSLNYSVFSSGKPPKMLCFGNCDQQEAEQVYPETKRTPQKSGVTRSDSSSASSSNNGSINMLSKSVKKRIGSGQESVQCTNTITPAVVTGQRTSKKTKMENPTPVGHAKRKEKLGERVAALQQLVSPFGKTDTASVLHEAMGYIRFLHDQVQVLCSPYLQRLRSSPELLPLPDDLRGRGLCLVPVECTVHVANSNGADFWSPAAMGSKVTLSTKQ, encoded by the exons ATGGCGACGAATGAGGGATTTGGGGGGGACCATCTCACAGGGGAAATTAGTTTCTCCCAGTTATTGTTGGCAGATGATGATAGCGATGTTGCTGTAGCTCTTGATGTGGACCGGTCCTTGAATTACTCTGTTTTTTCCTCCGGAAAGCCTCCCAAAATGCTCTGCTTCGGGAACTGCGATCAGCAAGAAGCGGAGCAAGTATATCCTGAAACTAAAAGGACTCCCCAGAAATCAGGGGTCACGCGGAGTGACTCCTCCTCAGCTTCTTCCAGCAACAACGGCAGTATAAACATGTTGTCAAAATCTGTT AAAAAGAGAATTGGGTCGGGCCAGGAATCCGTGCAGTGCACCAACACCATCACCCCAGCTGTGGTGACAGGTCAGAGAACATCTAAAAAGACGAAAATGGAGAATCCCACGCCGGTCGGCCATGCAAAG AGGAAAGAGAAGCTAGGAGAAAGAGTCGCAGCATTGCAGCAGCTTGTTTCTCCCTTCGGCAAG ACAGATACAGCCTCAGTGCTGCACGAAGCGATGGGATATATCAGGTTTCTGCACGACCAGGTTCAGGTTCTGTGCTCCCCTTACCTTCAGCGACTGCGCTCTTCACCGGAACTCCTACCTCTACCT GATGACTTGAGGGGCAGAGGGCTGTGCCTGGTTCCAGTGGAATGCACCGTACATGTGGCGAATAGCAACGGTGCTGATTTTTGGTCGCCCGCTGCCATGGGGAGCAAGGTTACGTTGTCAACAAAGCAGTGA